GCCACGACGGGTCCCCCGACGTCCCTCACCCCGGTTGACGATCTTGCCGAAGATGTTGGGGCCCTGAGATGTGGGGCAGTTCCAGCGGCGGTTGCGGAATTGCCACTGGCATTCCCTGACGGCGCTCTGCAGCCCGGCGCTGACGCTGTGCAGGATGCCGGGGTTCTGGCGGATCAGACGCCTCTGTTTGcggctcagcagctgcaggccGGGCTCCAGAACCAACTGCACGCTGCCGGAGTCCGTCAGCAGGTTGGTGGACGAGGCCACGTTGATGATGCCCCTGCGGCACAGGGAAGTGGGGGAGCGGTTGGGGGGGGGCGGCGGGACGATGGGCTGAGCGTGTGGGGGTGGGGG
Above is a window of Meleagris gallopavo isolate NT-WF06-2002-E0010 breed Aviagen turkey brand Nicholas breeding stock unplaced genomic scaffold, Turkey_5.1 ChrUn_random_7180001954775, whole genome shotgun sequence DNA encoding:
- the LOC104917060 gene encoding protein Wnt-1-like — encoded protein: GIINVASSTNLLTDSGSVQLVLEPGLQLLSRKQRRLIRQNPGILHSVSAGLQSAVRECQWQFRNRRWNCPTSQGPNIFGKIVNRGEGRRGTRRGRPVGLGVVGVPIAAVSWARWCWGSP